Genomic DNA from Clostridia bacterium:
GCAGCATCGACGACAAGCGCCGCGCCGAGACCGAAGGCAAGCGCCACCTCGATACCATGCGCTCCGAGTTCGCCACGCTTCAGGGCAAGCGCGCATCGCTGGAAGCCGTTATCAACGAGCACGGATACTCTACGGAATCCGTACGCCGCCTCTTCCAGTCCGGACAATTGCAAGGGGGCCTCGCGCCCGCAGGCGTTCTGGCTGACTTCCTGGAAGTCGAAGACCAGTACGAGCACGTCGTCGATGACTTCCTGCGCGACGAACTCAACTACATCGTAGTGAAATCATGGGATGCAGCCGGCCAGGGCATGCAACTGCTGCGAACGGACGTCGACGGACGGGCTACGTTTCTCGTGCATCCCGACGACTCGCAGGCCAAGTTCTCCTTCGTCGTGGATGAGAGCACGCGCCACACGCCGCGCATGGACACCACGATTCCGCTAAAGAACTGCATTCGCGTGCTCAACGGCTTCGGCAAGTCGCTCGAGATGATTCTGCCAAAACTCGGCAACGGATTCATTGTGCCCGATTCGGAAACCGGACGCACACTGGCCCTGGAGAATCCTGACGCTTTCTTCCTTGCCCGCAATGGCGAGTGCTTCCACAACGTCACGGTGACGGGCGGCAAGCAGCGCAGCGAAGGCCCGCTCTCCATGAAGCGCGACTTGCGCGAAGTGCAGCGTCAGCTTGGCGACCTGGAAAACGCATTGCGCGATCAGGAAGCACGCGTTGGAACGCTCGGTTTGGAAATTGCCGAACTCGTTAGGCTACTCGACCGGCTGGAAGGCGAGCGCCGCGAGGCCGAGAAGCAGGCCATGACCAGCGGACACACGCTGCGCCAGCTCGATAGCGAGATGGCACGGGTCCGCGAGCGCCTCGGCAACTACGAGCGCGACCTGCAACGCATCACGGGCGAGCGCGGCGAGCGCGAAGCCTCCATTGCGCGCCTGAATGAAGAGCTCGCCACTTGCGAAGAGCGCCGTCTCGGTCTCGAGGCCGAAATGGCTACAGCGCAGGAGAACCTGGCGTACCTCCGCGTCGCGCGTGATATGGCGGCGCAGTCCGCGTCGGAAGTGATGGCACGCGTCGCCGGCCTTGAAGAGCGTCGCCGGGCCGCAGCGTCTTCCCTGTCGCGCATCCAGTCGATGGCGAGCGAGGTCAACAACCGCATCAACACCCTGCGTGGACAGCTCGAATCCGCTGCCGCCGAGAAAGCACAGCGCGAGCAGGAGAACGAGCACATTGCCGTGCAGTTCACGGACTGGACCGCCGAACGCGATCAGGCCCAGGCTCGCGAAGCCGAGCTGGTCGCCGAGTCCGAACAGGTTCGCGCGCGCCTCGCCGAGATCGAAGAAGAGCTGAAGTCAGCACGTCTGTTGCTGGACCAGGCTCGTGACCGTCGCGGCGAACTCTCCGCAGCAGCTGCCAAGTTGCAGTCGGATGTCGAGCACATGGCCGAAACCTGCGTGCAGGAACTCAGCGTCAGCAAGGACGAACTGCTCGCCGACGAGAGCCTCGTGCGCGTTACCGGCGAAGAGCTTACGGCAGAGGATACTGCGTATCGCGAGATGCGAGGCAGGCTCGAGGGCATGGGGCCTGTGAATATGATGGCGCTGGAGGAGTACAAGGAGACCGCCGCACGTCACGAGTTCCTCGAAACGCAGCGCAAGGACCTGCTCGACTCGATCGAGAACACGCACAACACGATCAAGGAAATCGATGTCACCTGCCGTCAGAAGTTCGAAGAGGCGTTCCACGTCATCAATGAAAACTTCCAGGTCACGTTCAAGAAGTTGTTCGGCGGTGGCGTAGGCTTCATGAAACTGACCGACGAGGAGAACTCGGCAGAGAGCGGCATCGACATCGTCGCTTCGCCGCCGGGCAAGAAGCTACAGAACGTGCTCCTGCTCTCCGGCGGAGAGAAGGCGCTAACGGCTGTATCGCTGCTGGTCGGAATATTCCAGTACACGCCGGCGCCGTTCTGTATCCTCGACGAGGTTGATGCCCCGCTCGATGAAACCAACATCGGCCGCTTCACGGAACTGATGCGCGAAATGAGTATTCACACGCAGTTCATCATCATCACTCACAGCAAAAAGACGATGTCCGTGGCACCGGTGATGTATGGCGTGACGATGCAGGAACCGGGCGTCTCAAAGATTGTTTCGGTGCGCTTCGGCGACAAGGACAAAGTACAACAAGCTGCGTCCGCATAAAGGATCCGCTGGACGGTATCCTTTTGCAATGGGCTGCTACGGCAGCCCTTTCTTTATGTGTGCAACATCTCAAACGCCAGCCCGTTATCTTGCTTGATTCCGTGTTCTTTCGGGTATTGTCCGGTTTTCGTAGGTGTTTTACTGTCAATCTTAACGATCCCTAGCCGCACTACACTGATCGCAAGCGAATTTTTAAGGGTGAGACATGGCAGCGGAAAGCAGCACTCTGAAGCTGGACGATATGGCACCGGCATTCGAACTTCTTGCGGTGAACATGCCTATACTAATTTCGCTTCCCTATGTCTTGAAGAGGGGTCCGGTAATCGCCGAATTCCTTAGAGGCACCTGGTGACCAAACTGCGTCAAGCGCATGGCTCAGTTTGAGCCTCTCCACGAGCAACTGGATCAGCACAAGGCTACTTTGATCTTCATTGCTGCCGAAAAGCGCGGAGGGCTGTTTAACCCCGAAAAGTTCCTCTCCACGCACCCTATATCTTTTCCCTTTCTGCTCGATGAAGATCGCGCTGTCACGAAGGCGTATGGCGTGTACCAGCGCCTCGGCGTCGATGCCATCAACATCGCGCGTCCAGCGACATTCGTCATAGACCCGCGCGGTCGTATCCGCTACATCCACGTGGGCCAAACACAACACGATCGCGCCCCGCTCGATCAAGTACTTGCTGCCTTGCGCGCAGCCAACCAGACGTCAGTTCCAGAGGAGAACAGATGAAAAGATCCGTCGCGCTGCTAGTGCTCGCGCTCGCGAGCGCACCCTTGGCAGTTACTTCGGCAACCGCACAAACGTCGGTTGCGCAATCTAGAGCTGCGCAATCCAACACCAAGCCCAGCGCCACACGTGAACGCCTACCGGCATCGACGCCGCGGGAGGCTTCCTCGTTGCTGTCTTCGAACGCGGCGTTCGAAGACGATATCCCCGTCGGCACCGCCATACGCATGAAGCTTGAAACTGCGCTCTCCACGCGCTCGAACCAGGCCGGCGATACGTTCTCCGGACGCGTGACCGAGCCGGTGGTCGTGAATGGCAAGACCGTCATCCCGGTCGGTGCATCGCTCTCCGGCCACGTAACGCGCGTCAATGAACCGCGCCGCATCACCGGTCGTCCAATGATCGATCTCCGGCCCGAATCTGTCGTACTGCCCAACGGCGAAACGCTCAGCATCAACGCCGTAGTAGTGGACACAGATCATCGTCCCCAGACCAGCGTCGATGACGAGGGCCGAATCAAAGGCAAGGGCTACACTGGACGTGATACGAAAGAGATTGCCATTGGAACGGGAGCAGGCGCCACCGTTGGTGCCGTGACGGCCGGAAGCAAAGGCGCGCTAGTGGGTGCCGCCATCGGCGCAACGGCAACCGTGACGCATTGGCTCGTGAAGCGCCACTCGACCGAACTACCCGCCGGCACAGAAATCGTTATCGAACTCAGTCGGCCCATCCGGTTCACATCCGGCGCTGCAACTGCCGGCCAATGACACGATAAAAATTGGCGGCAACATAAAAACGCGCCCGATCCTAGGGCGCGTTCTTCGTACGCAAATAGCCTCAGCTTCTGGTGCCGCGATAGTAAGCAGCGTTATACACATTTTCTTCCAGCGTATACTCCTTCGCCACTTGCAACTCAATGGATCCTTCCAGCGGCAAAGCGTCTATTGGCAGTCGGTCGCGCCATATGCTGAATCTCAGCCGCACAGTGTCACCCTCCACGGCGCCAATAGCCGCCAGTGGCACACGGAATTCGAAGATGCGTTCCAGCCCAACCTCGATCTCCGCGACGGTCTCATCGCTCGAAGTTAGCGGCTCCGTCGAGCCTTCCGCCTGAAGCCCCCATCTGCTGATGCGGCGTCCTGCAACCTGGCTTGAGAAGCGCAAGGCACGGCTATGCTTATCGGACACAACTTCCATGTGCACGAGAAGGTCGAAATCTTCAGCCCGGACTTCACCAGCGAAATCGATCCGGCCATACAGGTGCTTCTCGTCGATGCCGGTGTAGACGGCGTCCAGCAGGAATTCCTTCCCGTGCATCGCGCTCGAGTGGCGGTCTGCCGTATACATCGCCGCGCCAATCCAGTCGAAGTAAGACGACACGCGCCCGTCGATCTTCGGATGGATATAGGCCGTCTGCGGAATTGCCGACGCCCTCGTAATGCCTGTTGCGATTGGCCGGGCAAGGTACTCCGGCGGAAGTCCGCCCAGCGCCTGATATACGTTCGAGAGGTGCTTGCGGTAGAGTTCGTCGAAGTCGCGATCGTTCGCCGAGTGATGCTCCGGCCCGTACCACCAGTTCCAATCGCTGCCCTCTGCGATCAGCAGTTCTTCGAATGCCAATGCACGCTGCTCGACCGTCGCCTTCTTCGAATTCAGGTCATAAAAGTCGCGCGCTTCGGACAGATAGTCCCAGGCTTTGTTGTCCTCCTGCGCGCCAATCCAGACGTTGAAGTTCGCGTTGATCCACGACCCTGGCACGAGCGAATTGAGTCTTCCGAACTGCGCCGGCTTGTGCCGCTCAATCGCTTCCGAGATTGTTACCGCTTCGACGCCGGGCTCCTTCTGCAGCGAGTCGTAGAAGCGCCGCAGAAATTCCCTGCCAGACATGTCATACGTTTCCCAGGCATTC
This window encodes:
- a CDS encoding glycine zipper family protein, giving the protein MKRSVALLVLALASAPLAVTSATAQTSVAQSRAAQSNTKPSATRERLPASTPREASSLLSSNAAFEDDIPVGTAIRMKLETALSTRSNQAGDTFSGRVTEPVVVNGKTVIPVGASLSGHVTRVNEPRRITGRPMIDLRPESVVLPNGETLSINAVVVDTDHRPQTSVDDEGRIKGKGYTGRDTKEIAIGTGAGATVGAVTAGSKGALVGAAIGATATVTHWLVKRHSTELPAGTEIVIELSRPIRFTSGAATAGQ
- the smc gene encoding chromosome segregation protein SMC, whose amino-acid sequence is MRARKEWKLLKLKKLQILGFKSFCDRTELKFHGEGIAAVVGPNGCGKSNISDAITWVLGEQSAKTLRGARMEDVIFAGTRDRKPTGMAEVTLTLINPQEYEGGDVAETEIEIQNEMPAPDDWDETSVRAAAAEDLEQYTEEVRPGQIEEVEAHTGSDPQAAPLDPPPADATASAAAPENATDATLGAPQVVLKIRRRKFKNRLFRKGEIVVTRRLFRTGESEYLLNGKLCRLRDIQDIFMGTGLGPESYAIIEQGRIGQILSSKPTDRRNIIEEAAGITKFKTRKRLAEARLEDAKQNLARVNDIFDEVTRQMNSLKRQAAKAERYAKLRDEMRAKLRVVLASRFAEMSAQGTELDVQINELAEELRTRGEAVQQMDAEHTDRTQRGYTIQSEAKQTRDRLNHVNLEMDRATARLRNNEERCAELVARSAGAEAEIAQTAEQLTHLQGELETNQQVLESAAADVAAAQAELRARQEEARNAANALSEVERNQEHQRRAIMEAASAASGVRNRIIQAEERIAALDRESQRLQNEIAAANLQVETFGGQRGQITFDFESASQRVTAIAAQIAEARSSIDDKRRAETEGKRHLDTMRSEFATLQGKRASLEAVINEHGYSTESVRRLFQSGQLQGGLAPAGVLADFLEVEDQYEHVVDDFLRDELNYIVVKSWDAAGQGMQLLRTDVDGRATFLVHPDDSQAKFSFVVDESTRHTPRMDTTIPLKNCIRVLNGFGKSLEMILPKLGNGFIVPDSETGRTLALENPDAFFLARNGECFHNVTVTGGKQRSEGPLSMKRDLREVQRQLGDLENALRDQEARVGTLGLEIAELVRLLDRLEGERREAEKQAMTSGHTLRQLDSEMARVRERLGNYERDLQRITGERGEREASIARLNEELATCEERRLGLEAEMATAQENLAYLRVARDMAAQSASEVMARVAGLEERRRAAASSLSRIQSMASEVNNRINTLRGQLESAAAEKAQREQENEHIAVQFTDWTAERDQAQAREAELVAESEQVRARLAEIEEELKSARLLLDQARDRRGELSAAAAKLQSDVEHMAETCVQELSVSKDELLADESLVRVTGEELTAEDTAYREMRGRLEGMGPVNMMALEEYKETAARHEFLETQRKDLLDSIENTHNTIKEIDVTCRQKFEEAFHVINENFQVTFKKLFGGGVGFMKLTDEENSAESGIDIVASPPGKKLQNVLLLSGGEKALTAVSLLVGIFQYTPAPFCILDEVDAPLDETNIGRFTELMREMSIHTQFIIITHSKKTMSVAPVMYGVTMQEPGVSKIVSVRFGDKDKVQQAASA